One segment of Marinobacter sediminum DNA contains the following:
- the ccmI gene encoding c-type cytochrome biogenesis protein CcmI, which translates to MTETFWIAATVLIIIALAFVLYPVLFQQPAARERADLRNQNLMAYRSRMKELDREYETGVLDEENYRQLKDELAGSMLDDVSEAEVPERVVTGRRSAMVVGLLSILLIPAATFMLYQEWGAMDRVEQFITMQKMGDADSAREAQMSQLTSQLRDKLEASPNNPDGWAMLGRTYMRLERYEDAAWAFQSLADSVADDTRARAVALGLAAQALFFRSQGVMTDEVTTAIDAARALNPDEVNALGLLGIHAFSQQEYREAIRYWERIGEVAPQHPQMASIRGGIEEAYRRLGEEPPKMDIAAASGPGVMVRVKLADAFSEKVPADTTLFVFARQVGGAAGPPLAIARLTAGDLPVEVRLDDSKSMSPQAKISAAQEVMVTARLSRSGSAMAQAGDWQGSVDTALTVSADPGEPVELVIDQQLTN; encoded by the coding sequence ATGACAGAAACATTCTGGATTGCCGCAACGGTACTAATCATTATCGCCCTGGCGTTTGTCCTGTACCCGGTGCTTTTTCAACAACCTGCGGCCCGTGAGCGCGCCGACCTCAGAAACCAGAATCTGATGGCCTACCGGAGCCGCATGAAGGAGCTGGACCGGGAGTACGAGACGGGCGTGCTTGATGAAGAGAACTACCGCCAGTTGAAAGATGAACTGGCAGGATCAATGCTGGACGACGTTTCCGAAGCGGAGGTCCCGGAGCGTGTTGTCACCGGGCGGCGGAGTGCGATGGTTGTGGGGCTGTTATCCATTCTGTTGATACCGGCCGCCACCTTCATGCTTTATCAGGAATGGGGTGCCATGGACCGGGTAGAGCAGTTCATTACCATGCAGAAGATGGGTGATGCAGACTCTGCCCGTGAAGCTCAGATGAGCCAGCTTACATCTCAGCTTCGTGACAAACTCGAGGCCAGCCCGAACAATCCTGATGGCTGGGCCATGCTCGGGCGGACCTACATGCGGCTTGAGCGCTATGAGGATGCCGCCTGGGCGTTTCAGAGTCTCGCTGACAGTGTGGCGGATGATACCCGGGCCCGCGCTGTCGCACTGGGGCTGGCTGCCCAGGCATTGTTCTTCCGCAGTCAGGGCGTCATGACCGACGAGGTGACCACTGCAATTGATGCTGCCCGGGCGCTGAACCCAGACGAAGTGAATGCCCTCGGGCTTCTTGGTATTCACGCCTTTAGCCAACAGGAGTACCGCGAGGCCATTCGTTACTGGGAACGCATCGGGGAAGTGGCACCGCAACACCCTCAAATGGCCTCTATTCGCGGAGGTATCGAGGAAGCATACCGTCGTCTGGGCGAAGAGCCGCCAAAAATGGACATCGCAGCCGCCTCAGGACCCGGTGTCATGGTCCGGGTGAAATTGGCAGATGCATTTTCAGAAAAGGTACCGGCTGACACCACGCTGTTTGTTTTTGCGAGACAGGTGGGTGGTGCTGCGGGGCCTCCGTTGGCCATTGCCAGACTGACAGCTGGAGACCTGCCGGTCGAAGTTCGCCTGGATGACAGTAAATCGATGTCGCCGCAGGCGAAGATCTCCGCGGCACAGGAAGTGATGGTTACCGCAAGGCTGAGCCGGTCAGGCAGTGCCATGGCTCAAGCCGGAGACTGGCAGGGGAGTGTCGATACCGCGCTTACTGTCTCTGCCGATCCCGGTGAGCCTGTGGAGCTGGTGATTGACCAGCAGCTCACCAACTAA
- a CDS encoding BatD family protein gives MVKRLISPVVLLLMLMLMGLATILQAEELKVEPDRTQLYEGEVLTVTVTGTMKLDINLSNLFNFDLSNLPAPDIEKVEPDFEILGRNQRYSIRTVDNDMTGLITWTYQLAPKKTGKLTIPPLTFKDSTSEPVTVEVVSGNPPGQGKATRDSFVELSADKAEVYVQEQLTLTIRLFFNGNLIRGELSEPVHPNAIIEPLGKQQEFSRYRDGVRYRVVERRYALFPQKPGELSLPAIRFEGQARDANGKLIFLRDSEKLFDVPVKDVPAAFTGDTWLPASNLSIEEAGLPPTMRVETGENLSRELTLKADGLPSEALPPLPDTTPEGLRSYPDQPERSTQVTPDGLISTLSQTNALVPVKPGDMTLPEIRIPWWDTDTDSQQFAVIPAHTLQVASGSSVPPTTEASTESAISEPAAVKESQPAAQNSPNNNTAWRWLSFTLAGLWLLTMSAWWWSRRTGLVPTWHENHRENEQEKELFEKLIKAARDGSSSTPLLLIQWVNSRYAGNQFQTAADAVEFCGDSELKTELAKLQERLFSTAASRETKTWDGRPLAQALERVRRKEIQEPPESGLPPLYPGNLSA, from the coding sequence ATGGTAAAACGGCTTATTTCCCCCGTGGTCCTGCTGCTGATGCTGATGCTGATGGGCCTGGCGACCATACTTCAGGCAGAGGAGCTCAAGGTCGAGCCGGACCGCACACAACTGTACGAGGGTGAGGTTCTGACGGTCACGGTGACTGGCACCATGAAGCTGGACATCAATCTGAGCAACCTGTTCAATTTTGATCTTTCCAACCTGCCCGCCCCGGATATTGAGAAAGTGGAACCGGATTTCGAAATTCTGGGGCGGAATCAACGCTACAGCATCCGCACGGTTGATAACGATATGACCGGGCTAATCACATGGACCTATCAGTTGGCACCGAAAAAAACCGGCAAGCTGACCATCCCTCCTCTTACCTTCAAGGACTCCACCTCCGAACCCGTTACCGTGGAGGTAGTAAGTGGCAATCCGCCTGGCCAGGGCAAGGCGACGCGAGACAGTTTTGTTGAACTGTCCGCAGACAAAGCCGAGGTGTATGTACAGGAACAGCTAACCCTGACCATTCGTCTGTTTTTCAATGGCAACCTGATTCGCGGTGAGCTTTCCGAACCTGTGCATCCAAACGCGATCATTGAGCCTCTGGGAAAGCAGCAGGAGTTCTCCCGCTACCGGGACGGTGTTCGTTACCGGGTGGTGGAACGACGATATGCCCTGTTTCCGCAAAAACCGGGTGAACTTTCTCTACCGGCGATCCGGTTTGAGGGGCAGGCCCGGGATGCGAATGGCAAACTGATTTTCCTGAGGGACAGCGAGAAACTCTTCGATGTTCCGGTAAAAGATGTGCCCGCCGCCTTCACCGGCGATACCTGGTTGCCTGCAAGTAATCTATCCATTGAAGAGGCCGGCCTTCCACCGACCATGCGGGTGGAAACCGGTGAAAACCTCTCCCGCGAATTGACCCTGAAGGCTGACGGGCTGCCTTCAGAAGCACTGCCACCGCTGCCGGATACCACACCGGAGGGATTGCGCAGTTATCCGGATCAACCCGAGCGCTCAACTCAGGTAACGCCCGATGGTCTGATCTCAACCCTCAGCCAGACTAACGCACTGGTGCCGGTAAAGCCTGGGGACATGACGCTCCCGGAAATACGCATTCCCTGGTGGGATACTGATACTGACAGCCAACAGTTTGCGGTTATTCCGGCACACACCCTGCAGGTTGCCAGCGGCTCATCAGTTCCTCCAACCACAGAGGCTTCCACGGAGAGCGCGATTTCCGAACCCGCGGCAGTTAAAGAAAGCCAACCGGCAGCCCAAAATTCTCCCAACAATAATACTGCATGGCGATGGCTCAGCTTCACTCTGGCCGGCTTGTGGCTGCTGACCATGTCGGCCTGGTGGTGGTCCCGGAGAACAGGGTTAGTGCCAACGTGGCATGAAAACCATCGCGAAAACGAACAGGAAAAGGAGCTTTTCGAAAAGCTGATTAAAGCTGCCCGGGATGGCTCTTCATCAACACCACTCTTGCTCATCCAGTGGGTGAATAGCCGCTACGCGGGCAATCAATTCCAGACAGCCGCGGATGCCGTGGAATTCTGTGGAGATTCCGAACTGAAAACAGAGCTCGCTAAGCTCCAGGAACGGCTGTTTTCAACAGCCGCTTCAAGAGAAACCAAAACCTGGGATGGGAGGCCCCTGGCACAGGCACTGGAGAGAGTCCGGCGAAAGGAGATCCAGGAGCCGCCTGAATCCGGTCTTCCGCCGCTTTATCCCGGCAATCTTTCTGCCTGA
- a CDS encoding VWA domain-containing protein, producing MTDFHFLRPFWLLLIVALPLVYVTLRHLRLGDSGWSRLIPDNLLAPVIRHHGNAGQKNASPILPVSLAVALLAIALAGPAWREAPTPLKQPGDSLVIALDLSLSMLATDLEPDRLTLAKRKIRDILELRDGSLNGLIVYAADAHVVTPLTDDSKTIEGMLGVLDPVIMPATGNRADLAISRARALLEQGAPGRGRILLITDEVSTRYLSSIKDTLKGTEISLSTLVVGTEQGGPIPLAKRGFIRDNGDIVIARADPEGLAALARGNGGGSHELTLDNADIRYLDLSPSDSDQWQETENGLTINRWQDDGYWLLWLALPLMLLGWRRGAFTAITLTFLPLMPQPAQAMDWAALWQREDQRAPELIQQNPDQATKLLQTPEWRGSALYKSGKFQEAAKEFSGVEGPLADYNRGNALARAGKLEQAIEAYDTALEQSPELEDAQYNRNLVDELLRQQQQNSSQQQNSENSQDSSQQQDSDQSSGNQDQQQQNSQSGSGSNEDPGQQSQQSSGNEQGQDNSSENRPADGQKQQENANTDQQSGEDGQKEMAEAPARISEKPLTQGQEQWLRRIPDNPGGLLKRKFLQQYQQRETPSDEGDTPW from the coding sequence ATGACTGATTTTCATTTCCTGCGTCCGTTCTGGCTTTTGCTGATCGTCGCCCTGCCGCTGGTTTATGTGACACTCCGCCACCTCCGTCTTGGCGACAGCGGTTGGTCCCGGTTAATTCCGGATAACCTGCTTGCACCGGTTATCCGGCACCATGGTAATGCCGGCCAGAAAAACGCCTCACCAATATTGCCGGTTTCGCTAGCTGTGGCATTGCTGGCGATCGCCCTTGCCGGTCCAGCCTGGAGAGAGGCCCCGACGCCCCTGAAACAACCAGGCGACAGTCTGGTGATTGCCCTGGACCTGTCCCTGTCCATGCTCGCGACGGATTTGGAGCCGGACCGACTGACGCTCGCCAAACGCAAGATCCGGGATATCCTCGAACTCCGCGACGGCAGCCTCAATGGCTTGATTGTCTACGCTGCGGATGCCCATGTCGTCACCCCTCTGACCGACGACAGCAAGACCATCGAAGGCATGCTCGGTGTACTGGATCCGGTTATCATGCCGGCAACGGGTAATCGCGCCGACCTGGCAATCTCCCGGGCCAGGGCCTTGCTTGAACAGGGTGCGCCCGGGCGGGGCCGTATACTACTCATCACTGACGAGGTATCCACACGGTACCTCTCCAGCATCAAGGACACGCTTAAAGGAACCGAGATCTCACTCAGCACGCTGGTGGTCGGAACCGAGCAAGGCGGCCCCATCCCCCTGGCAAAACGCGGTTTTATCCGTGACAACGGCGACATTGTGATTGCCCGGGCTGACCCCGAAGGCCTGGCTGCGTTAGCCCGAGGCAATGGTGGTGGGAGTCATGAGCTTACCCTGGACAACGCCGACATCCGGTACCTTGACCTGTCTCCTTCTGACAGTGACCAATGGCAGGAAACCGAAAACGGGCTGACCATCAACCGCTGGCAGGATGATGGCTATTGGTTACTCTGGCTTGCGTTACCGCTGATGCTGCTGGGCTGGCGAAGAGGTGCTTTCACTGCGATCACGCTGACTTTCTTGCCACTGATGCCGCAACCTGCCCAGGCGATGGACTGGGCCGCATTGTGGCAACGGGAGGATCAACGGGCACCGGAACTGATTCAGCAGAATCCTGATCAGGCCACCAAACTACTGCAAACACCGGAATGGCGGGGTTCCGCCCTCTACAAGTCAGGCAAGTTCCAGGAGGCGGCAAAAGAATTCTCGGGCGTTGAAGGTCCTCTGGCCGATTACAACCGCGGCAATGCGCTCGCCCGGGCAGGCAAGCTGGAACAGGCAATCGAGGCGTACGATACTGCCCTGGAACAGTCGCCGGAGCTGGAAGACGCGCAATACAACCGGAATCTGGTGGACGAACTGCTCAGGCAGCAACAGCAAAACTCTTCACAGCAACAGAACTCCGAAAACAGTCAGGACAGCAGCCAGCAACAAGATTCCGACCAGTCGTCCGGCAATCAGGATCAACAGCAGCAGAACAGCCAGTCAGGTTCGGGTAGCAATGAGGACCCAGGCCAGCAGTCGCAGCAATCGTCAGGGAACGAACAGGGGCAAGACAATAGCAGCGAGAACAGGCCGGCAGATGGCCAGAAGCAGCAGGAAAACGCCAACACCGATCAGCAGTCTGGCGAGGATGGCCAGAAAGAAATGGCCGAGGCCCCTGCCCGGATCTCGGAAAAGCCTCTTACCCAGGGTCAGGAACAATGGCTCCGCAGGATTCCGGACAACCCCGGTGGTCTGCTTAAACGCAAATTCCTGCAGCAATACCAGCAACGTGAGACACCATCTGATGAGGGCGACACACCATGGTAA
- a CDS encoding VWA domain-containing protein produces MLTLAYPWLLVLALVPLLLQWRRPMGQSVDAPILPVGHWLSDLPGVSRKGNATPLWQKLLLFVMWLLLVVAIARPQHVGEQVQMPVSGRDLMLVVDISPSMDEQDMIIQGRTINRLQAVKVVLDDFITRRKGDRLGLILFGTQPYVQAPLTFDLETVRTLMKESGLGMAGRATAIGDAVGLSVKRLRDRPQDQRVVVLLTDGANTAGAIAPDKAAEIAKAASVRIYTIGIGAESMVQRGFLGSRQVNPSRDLDEGLLTRMAQQTGGRYFRARSLPELEMIYESINQLEPIELEGKYYRPVTELYVWPAGISAILWLLLLLTRQLKALQVSRQQAAGGKAHD; encoded by the coding sequence ATGCTGACCCTGGCCTATCCCTGGTTGCTCGTGCTGGCACTTGTACCATTGCTTTTGCAATGGCGTCGCCCCATGGGGCAATCCGTGGACGCGCCAATCCTTCCCGTCGGGCATTGGCTGTCTGACCTCCCGGGGGTCAGCAGAAAGGGTAATGCGACGCCGTTGTGGCAGAAACTGTTGCTATTCGTCATGTGGCTTCTGCTGGTTGTTGCCATTGCCCGCCCCCAGCATGTAGGTGAACAGGTACAGATGCCTGTCTCGGGCCGGGACCTTATGTTGGTGGTCGACATCTCCCCCAGTATGGATGAACAGGACATGATCATTCAGGGCCGTACTATCAATCGGCTCCAGGCAGTCAAGGTGGTACTGGACGACTTCATTACCCGAAGGAAGGGAGATCGTCTCGGGCTGATTCTGTTCGGTACCCAGCCGTATGTTCAGGCCCCCCTGACCTTTGACCTTGAGACAGTCCGTACCCTGATGAAAGAGTCGGGGCTCGGCATGGCCGGCCGGGCGACCGCCATCGGTGATGCGGTTGGCCTGTCGGTCAAACGCCTGCGAGACCGACCACAGGATCAGCGGGTCGTCGTACTCCTGACTGATGGCGCCAACACCGCCGGAGCGATTGCCCCGGACAAGGCCGCCGAGATAGCAAAGGCAGCCAGCGTGAGAATCTACACCATCGGCATTGGCGCAGAATCGATGGTGCAACGCGGATTCCTGGGTTCACGCCAGGTGAATCCCTCCCGGGATCTGGATGAAGGTCTGTTGACCAGGATGGCCCAGCAGACCGGTGGTCGCTACTTCAGGGCCCGCAGCCTGCCGGAGCTGGAGATGATTTATGAAAGCATTAACCAGCTGGAACCGATTGAGCTCGAAGGTAAATACTACCGCCCTGTCACCGAGCTCTATGTTTGGCCCGCCGGCATCTCCGCAATACTGTGGCTGTTGCTTCTCCTGACCAGGCAGCTAAAAGCTCTACAGGTTTCCCGCCAGCAGGCTGCAGGAGGTAAAGCGCATGACTGA
- a CDS encoding DUF4381 domain-containing protein has product MNPQDPLSQLRDIHMPQSGGFWPPAPGWWILAIILILLLALAVWLVRRRRRRNLWIRLAKAELANLERHQQPTAQWFAQLNTLLKRAAREGYPNLHPEALSGDDWIEFLLTNAPNDRVASRPIVEAIVHSTWQPVTTADPGQALAFAHRWLGGQTC; this is encoded by the coding sequence ATGAACCCACAGGACCCCCTAAGTCAGCTCAGGGATATCCATATGCCCCAGTCCGGAGGCTTCTGGCCACCCGCGCCCGGCTGGTGGATTCTGGCGATAATTCTGATACTCCTGCTCGCCCTGGCGGTCTGGCTCGTGCGGCGTCGGCGCCGGAGAAACCTCTGGATACGTCTGGCAAAAGCCGAGCTGGCCAATCTGGAACGTCACCAGCAACCAACCGCCCAGTGGTTCGCGCAATTGAACACTCTGCTTAAGCGGGCAGCGCGGGAAGGGTACCCGAACCTTCATCCGGAAGCCCTGTCCGGGGATGACTGGATCGAGTTCCTGCTGACCAACGCACCGAATGACCGTGTAGCTTCCCGCCCTATTGTTGAAGCCATCGTTCATAGCACATGGCAACCCGTGACAACGGCAGACCCCGGCCAGGCCCTGGCGTTTGCCCATCGGTGGCTGGGAGGACAGACATGCTGA
- a CDS encoding DUF58 domain-containing protein: MAIIDAVTHISLPDLIRLQADARALKLPSARQVRTRQAGLQRSPQRGRGMAFAEVRQYQPGDDIRSIDWRVTARRQAPHTKLFEEERERPVLLLCDLGPTLFFASTGAYKQVRCAQVASLLAWLALWAGDQVGGIVFNGDKLSVQRPARRKKSVLRLLDTLAEQQHQPGSEPSAADPERTLAPLDKALAEARRVAHTGSRIFVISDFLSISPETGSLLGALARHNSVSALRIVDPLELNLPHSGRFAVAGPDGPVWFDASNTRFQEAWRRKVEHHEARLVECFRTSGVATATVSTGDDPALTLKALLGPGGRIG, translated from the coding sequence ATGGCCATCATCGACGCTGTCACACACATCAGCCTTCCCGACCTGATTCGCCTGCAGGCGGACGCCCGGGCCCTGAAACTGCCATCAGCACGACAGGTACGGACGCGCCAGGCGGGACTGCAACGCTCACCTCAACGGGGACGGGGGATGGCGTTCGCGGAAGTTCGTCAATATCAGCCCGGAGATGATATCCGCAGTATTGACTGGCGAGTGACGGCCCGGCGTCAGGCTCCTCACACCAAACTTTTCGAGGAAGAACGGGAACGCCCCGTATTGCTGCTGTGCGATCTTGGCCCGACGCTGTTTTTTGCAAGCACCGGTGCCTACAAGCAGGTTCGCTGCGCGCAGGTGGCCTCATTACTCGCCTGGCTCGCGCTCTGGGCCGGGGATCAGGTTGGCGGCATTGTATTCAATGGTGACAAGCTGAGCGTGCAGCGGCCTGCAAGGCGTAAGAAATCGGTGCTTCGGCTGCTGGATACTCTGGCGGAACAACAGCACCAGCCAGGCAGCGAGCCTTCAGCGGCCGATCCTGAGAGAACCCTCGCCCCTTTGGACAAAGCCCTCGCTGAAGCCAGACGCGTTGCCCATACCGGCAGCCGGATCTTCGTGATCAGTGATTTCCTCAGCATTTCCCCGGAAACAGGGTCTCTTCTGGGCGCACTCGCTCGCCATAACTCCGTCAGTGCTCTGAGGATTGTCGATCCACTGGAGCTGAACCTGCCCCACAGCGGTCGATTTGCAGTCGCGGGTCCTGACGGTCCTGTGTGGTTTGATGCTTCCAACACCAGGTTCCAGGAAGCCTGGCGCAGGAAAGTCGAACACCATGAGGCCCGCCTTGTGGAATGTTTTCGAACCTCTGGAGTGGCCACGGCGACTGTTTCCACCGGCGATGACCCTGCCTTGACACTGAAAGCCCTGCTAGGTCCCGGAGGGCGCATCGGATGA
- a CDS encoding AAA family ATPase — protein MSLQHTFGELRSQLAKRIIGQEKLVDRLLIALLADGHLLVEGAPGLAKTTAIKALADHLEGDFHRIQFTPDLLPSDVTGSEIYRAETGSFEFQHGPIFHNLVLADEINRAPAKVQSALLEAMGERQVSVGMRTFPLDQLFMVMATQNPIEQEGTYPLPEAQLDRFLMHVVIDYPSADAEKAILHLARNDYRQGQPTADSRLTAEQVFEARSEVADIYMAEPVEQYLLALVLATRDAASLDPELARWTAFGASPRGTIALDRCARALAWLNGRDYVTPDDVRAMAFDVLRHRILLTFEAEAEGMTADMVVQRLIDRVPVTA, from the coding sequence ATGTCGTTACAGCATACGTTCGGTGAACTCAGATCGCAGTTGGCAAAAAGGATAATTGGGCAGGAAAAGCTGGTCGACCGGCTACTCATCGCTCTTCTGGCCGACGGCCATCTGCTGGTTGAGGGGGCACCCGGCCTTGCGAAGACCACCGCGATAAAGGCCCTCGCCGATCACCTGGAAGGCGACTTCCACCGTATTCAGTTCACTCCGGATCTACTACCATCAGACGTCACCGGCAGCGAGATCTACCGTGCCGAGACTGGCAGCTTTGAATTTCAACACGGCCCCATTTTCCACAATCTGGTGTTGGCCGATGAAATCAACCGGGCACCGGCCAAAGTCCAGTCGGCATTGCTGGAAGCCATGGGTGAGCGACAGGTTAGCGTTGGAATGCGCACATTCCCGCTGGACCAACTATTCATGGTCATGGCGACCCAAAACCCGATTGAGCAGGAGGGCACCTACCCCCTGCCGGAAGCCCAGCTTGACCGTTTCCTGATGCATGTGGTGATTGATTACCCGTCCGCAGACGCTGAGAAAGCGATATTGCACCTCGCCCGCAATGACTATCGTCAGGGCCAACCAACAGCGGATAGTCGCCTGACAGCCGAACAGGTCTTCGAGGCACGGAGCGAAGTCGCCGACATTTATATGGCCGAGCCGGTGGAGCAGTACCTGCTGGCGTTGGTGTTGGCAACCCGGGACGCGGCGAGTCTCGACCCGGAACTGGCTCGCTGGACAGCCTTCGGCGCAAGCCCACGGGGAACCATTGCCCTGGACCGCTGTGCGCGGGCACTGGCCTGGCTTAACGGCCGGGACTATGTCACACCGGATGATGTGAGAGCCATGGCCTTCGATGTGCTGCGCCATCGCATTCTGCTGACCTTCGAAGCCGAAGCCGAAGGCATGACTGCAGACATGGTTGTCCAGCGCCTGATCGACCGGGTACCGGTCACCGCCTGA